A window of Rhizobium acidisoli contains these coding sequences:
- a CDS encoding glycerophosphodiester phosphodiesterase family protein: MKYIDHIADPSRPCAIAAHRGAWHQAPENSLAAIENAIAGGYDIVEVDIRQSADGVLFILHDDTLERMAGVDRIPEEMTIAEITSLRLRMADGGPDQPFTTETVPTLEQVLETVRGRIFVDLDIKHLELMSTVAAKVKDMGMEDQVDLKARADTPEALAWLARQSGIDGIPFMGQAFFRADSADQTAETVLSIKPFMCEAKFDRLETLAGQHQRLREAGISLWVNSLDPVSCCGLTDRAALADPDAIWGRMMASGISVIQTDQPAALKAYIEARQR, encoded by the coding sequence ATGAAATACATCGACCACATTGCCGACCCATCGCGTCCCTGTGCCATCGCCGCCCATCGCGGCGCCTGGCATCAGGCTCCCGAAAACAGCCTTGCCGCCATCGAGAACGCGATTGCCGGCGGCTACGACATCGTCGAAGTGGACATCCGCCAGAGCGCTGACGGCGTGCTGTTCATACTGCATGACGATACGCTGGAGCGGATGGCCGGCGTCGACCGTATCCCCGAGGAAATGACGATCGCCGAGATCACCAGTCTCAGGCTGCGCATGGCCGATGGCGGGCCGGACCAGCCGTTTACGACGGAGACCGTTCCGACGCTGGAACAGGTGCTCGAAACCGTGCGCGGCCGCATCTTCGTCGATCTCGATATCAAGCACCTTGAATTGATGAGCACCGTCGCCGCCAAGGTCAAGGACATGGGCATGGAAGACCAGGTCGATCTCAAGGCCCGGGCCGATACGCCGGAGGCGCTCGCCTGGCTCGCCCGGCAAAGCGGCATCGACGGCATTCCCTTCATGGGTCAGGCCTTCTTCCGGGCCGACAGCGCCGACCAGACCGCCGAGACGGTCCTCTCGATAAAACCTTTCATGTGCGAAGCCAAGTTCGACCGGCTGGAGACGCTGGCCGGCCAGCACCAGCGCCTGCGCGAGGCCGGCATCTCGCTCTGGGTCAACTCGCTCGATCCCGTCTCCTGCTGCGGCCTCACGGACAGAGCAGCGCTTGCCGATCCGGATGCGATCTGGGGCCGGATGATGGCATCAGGCATCAGCGTCATCCAGACCGACCAGCCGGCCGCGCTCAAGGCCTATATCGAGGCGCGCCAGAGGTGA